From the genome of Camelus dromedarius isolate mCamDro1 chromosome 19, mCamDro1.pat, whole genome shotgun sequence, one region includes:
- the RPS10 gene encoding small ribosomal subunit protein eS10 yields the protein MLMPKKNRIAIYELLFKEGVMVAKKDVHMPKHPELADKNVPNLHVMKAMQSLKSRGYVKEQFAWRHFYWYLTNEGIQYLRDYLHLPPEIVPATLRRSRPETGRPRPKGLEGERPARLTRGEADRDTYRRSAVPPGADKKAEAGAGSATEFQFRGGFGRGRGQPPQ from the exons ATGTTGATGCCCAAGAAGAACCGTATTGCCATTTATGAACTCCTTTTTAAGGAGGGAGTGATGGTGGCCAAGAAGGATGTCCACATGCCCAAGCACCCCGAACTGGCAGACAAGAACGTGCCCAACCTTCACGTCATGAAGGCCATGCAG TCTCTCAAATCACGAGGCTACGTGAAAGAACAATTTGCCTGGAGACATTTCTACTGGTACCTTACTAACGAGGGTATCCAGTATCTCCGTGATTACCTCCACCTGCCCCCTGAGATCGTACCTGCCACCCTGCGCCGCAGCCGTCCTGAGACTGGCAGGCCACGGCCTAAAG GTCTGGAGGGAGAACGACCTGCAAGACTCACACGAGGGGAAGCCGACAGAGACACCTACAGACGAAGTGCTGTGCCCC CTGGTGCCGACAAGAAAGCCGAGGCCGGGGCCGGGTCAGCAACTGAATTCCAGTTT AGAGGCGGATTTGGTCGTGGACGTGGTCAGCCACCTCAGTAA